Proteins co-encoded in one Bacteroidales bacterium genomic window:
- the dxs gene encoding 1-deoxy-D-xylulose-5-phosphate synthase, with product MTVKQGPLLSKVNSVEDLRKLSVNELPALCKDIRQFIIDITSFNPGHLGANLGTIELTVAIHYVFNTPYDKLIWDVGHQAYTHKILTGRKNIFHTNRKYKGISGYPRMAESEYDAFGVGHSSTSISAALGMAIASSLQGEPDRRHIAFIGDGSMTAGMAFEAMNHTGVSKTNLLVILNDNGIAIDKNVGALKEYLIKITTSRFYNRLKLNLWNILRGRIIRAMINKLLTTLKTAIVKQSNLFESLNFRYFGPVDGHDVIRLVKILNGIKDMQGPKLLHCITVKGKGFEYAEKEQTRFHAPGIFDPETGEDIETSDQKKFTKYQVVFGKTLVELAEKNPKIIGITPAMLTGSSMCMMAEKFPKRTFDVGIAEQHAVTFAAGMAAKGMLPYCNIYSSFLQRAYDQIIHDVAIQKLPVVFCIDRGGLVGEDGVTHHGTFDLAYLRCIPNLIVSSPMNEEEFRNLLYTAQFTELPFSIRYPRALGVMDNWEKPMRKIDIGKGRKIAEGNELAIVSIGHHGNYALNVIKKLKEQNIAAGLYDMRFLKPIDEDLLHEIFTHYKKIITIEDGTIIGGLGTAVIEFKNNHGYNAEVIKMGIPDRFIQQGTLMELYTECDYDEKSIYETAMKLLSKK from the coding sequence ATGACTGTTAAACAAGGGCCATTACTTTCAAAAGTAAATTCTGTCGAAGACTTAAGGAAACTAAGCGTTAACGAACTTCCTGCTTTATGTAAGGATATCAGACAATTTATTATTGATATCACCAGTTTTAATCCGGGGCATCTGGGTGCAAACCTGGGAACTATTGAACTTACCGTGGCAATACATTATGTTTTTAATACTCCTTATGACAAACTGATATGGGATGTCGGGCATCAGGCATACACTCACAAGATACTGACTGGGCGTAAAAATATTTTTCATACCAATAGAAAGTATAAGGGAATCAGCGGTTATCCGCGTATGGCTGAAAGCGAATATGATGCTTTTGGGGTGGGGCATTCATCCACATCTATTTCTGCAGCATTGGGGATGGCAATAGCTTCATCCTTACAAGGAGAGCCAGACAGGAGACACATTGCTTTTATCGGTGATGGTTCTATGACAGCAGGAATGGCCTTTGAGGCAATGAATCACACCGGAGTGTCTAAAACCAACCTGCTTGTTATTTTAAATGATAACGGTATTGCTATTGATAAAAATGTTGGGGCATTGAAAGAGTACCTGATAAAAATTACTACATCACGCTTTTATAACCGTTTAAAACTTAATCTCTGGAATATACTGAGAGGGAGAATTATCAGGGCCATGATCAATAAGTTACTCACGACACTTAAAACTGCCATTGTCAAACAAAGTAATTTATTTGAATCGCTTAATTTCAGGTATTTCGGGCCGGTTGATGGTCATGATGTGATACGCCTTGTAAAGATTTTAAACGGCATAAAAGATATGCAGGGGCCAAAATTGTTGCATTGCATCACTGTGAAGGGAAAGGGCTTTGAGTATGCTGAAAAAGAGCAGACTCGTTTTCATGCACCCGGAATTTTTGACCCTGAAACCGGTGAAGATATTGAAACGTCAGACCAGAAAAAATTTACAAAATATCAGGTTGTCTTTGGAAAAACTTTAGTAGAGCTTGCCGAAAAAAACCCAAAAATTATCGGAATAACACCCGCCATGCTTACCGGAAGCTCAATGTGCATGATGGCGGAGAAATTTCCAAAACGTACTTTCGATGTGGGTATTGCAGAGCAGCATGCTGTAACATTTGCAGCAGGGATGGCCGCTAAAGGAATGTTGCCATATTGCAACATCTATTCAAGTTTTCTTCAACGTGCCTATGACCAGATAATACATGACGTAGCCATTCAAAAGCTTCCGGTTGTTTTCTGTATTGATCGTGGTGGGCTTGTTGGCGAGGATGGCGTTACGCATCACGGAACCTTTGATCTGGCATACCTTCGTTGCATTCCAAACTTGATTGTGTCGTCTCCTATGAATGAAGAAGAGTTCAGGAACCTACTTTATACAGCGCAGTTTACAGAGCTTCCGTTTTCAATAAGATATCCGCGCGCTTTAGGTGTAATGGATAACTGGGAAAAACCTATGCGAAAAATAGATATCGGAAAAGGCAGAAAAATTGCTGAAGGCAACGAACTTGCGATAGTTAGCATAGGTCATCATGGAAATTATGCGTTGAATGTTATAAAAAAACTTAAAGAACAAAACATCGCGGCAGGGCTTTATGATATGAGGTTTTTAAAACCCATTGATGAAGATTTGCTGCATGAAATATTCACTCACTATAAAAAAATTATCACCATCGAAGACGGAACTATTATTGGTGGTTTAGGAACAGCCGTCATTGAGTTTAAAAATAATCATGGATACAATGCTGAAGTCATAAAAATGGGAATTCCCGATCGTTTTATTCAACAGGGAACTCTGATGGAACTTTATACTGAATGCGATTATGACGAAAAGAGCATTTATGAAACAGCAATGAAATTATTAAGCAAGAAATAA